One genomic region from Haloarcula taiwanensis encodes:
- a CDS encoding ribonuclease P — MPLTPETLPRHELVGLDCEVVAASNPDAVGISGTVVMETTQMLTVEGTDRVWHVPKDSATFSFGVDGQRVQVDGDRLVARPARRTENTGDSLWR, encoded by the coding sequence ATGCCACTGACACCCGAGACGCTCCCACGACACGAACTCGTCGGCCTCGACTGTGAGGTCGTCGCGGCGTCCAACCCGGACGCCGTCGGTATCAGCGGCACTGTCGTCATGGAGACGACACAGATGCTGACGGTCGAGGGGACTGACCGGGTGTGGCACGTGCCGAAGGACAGCGCGACCTTTTCGTTCGGCGTCGACGGACAGCGAGTCCAGGTCGACGGCGACCGACTCGTCGCGCGTCCCGCTCGTCGCACAGAGAACACAGGAGATTCACTATGGCGCTAG
- a CDS encoding 50S ribosomal protein L29, whose product MTVLHVQEIRDMTPAEREAELDDLKTELLNARAVQAAGGAPENPGRIKELRKAIARIKTIQGEEGDLQENE is encoded by the coding sequence ATGACTGTCCTCCACGTCCAGGAAATTCGGGACATGACGCCCGCCGAGCGCGAGGCGGAACTCGACGACCTGAAGACCGAACTGCTGAACGCCCGGGCCGTGCAGGCCGCGGGTGGTGCGCCGGAAAACCCCGGTCGCATCAAGGAGCTGCGGAAGGCCATCGCCCGCATCAAGACGATTCAGGGCGAAGAAGGCGACCTGCAGGAGAACGAATAA